One genomic window of Triplophysa rosa linkage group LG11, Trosa_1v2, whole genome shotgun sequence includes the following:
- the bptf gene encoding nucleosome-remodeling factor subunit BPTF isoform X2 has protein sequence MRGRRGRPPKTPLMQEPSSGPVRGLRPRRSLKPKHRGTSDEDFVSPKRGTHHHSSRGRRKARSAGSRGRGRGRGSGRGRGRRIASSGVVYDDHESDEDDEDAVSLRSEEDDFVEERLSEDEEEDEEEAAINDESDYLEELGEEDEDDASYCTESSHGSAAGRRRPRPRRPPSPILEQKEIPFLELPSSSEDLLIPNEQLLNASAIYEVLRSFSTVLRLSPFRFEDFCAALVAQEQCTLMAETHISLLKAILREEDTSNTTFGPADLKDSVNSTLYFIDGMTWPEVVRAYCESDPEYHHVLPDLEGEDYPFSPLESKVKVLQFLVDQFLTTNLAREELMSEGVIQYDDHCRVCHRLGDLLCCETCSAVYHLECVKPPLEEVPEDEWQCEICVAHKVPGATDCLTEFQKSRPYIRQEPIGYDRRQRKYWFLNRRIVVEEDGDDENKKTWYYSTKVQLGELLELLDKEYWENDLCSVLEEMREEIHSHMDITEELTNKARGNSRAYLTIANDVILDRLKTKQDAELEEVKRRVAEEAQKARQEAESGSGEPGGIDTMIPPNGSCSKQESSDGNSTNEQTSANATAGQADEEVQTGASETVATSKTDSQNPTGNVGSLSSTGEEKREGADGVKELAGKSSESDGHGEGSSGLMAEPPATADDNSCSSHFSISECLRDPEEPDLADRSSQSSLNSHEDAGDNKANGDGVKTGASRMVTRLRNPDSKLSQRRVMQDKDSSSQDGSKALKESSPLSFGMIKRDSSKQGVSCSFFKLGNEGKFRVYHNQYSTNTLALNKHQHREDHDKRRHLSHKFCMTPAGEFKWNGSLYGSKALIVSTLRLTIIQLENNVPAPFLHPNWASHRSNWIKAVQMCSKAREFALALAILECAIKPVVMLPMWKDSLGHTRLHRMTSVEREEKEKVKKREKKLEDEETMQQATWVKYTFPIKHQVWKQKGEEYRVTGYGGWSWVSKTHVHRFLPKLPGNTNVNYRKALEAKKGTDNQAALSKTPKTSAKTDGNSSQSEAEKASVQNASLDSSEAQSSVEKDDVLKDEEVSEKVESKENENVVEKENVNEEEKKNEEVEENHDEKNGSVEKMDTSAPDSAENDDKADVTNTSNDSLVKVESFEGEVTKDRAPSDPKKSFWYDVVNVSEGFLQRTAYKKKVNASKLDGLLERRVKQFTLEEKQRLEKLKKTAVSKPSSETKESTLAAEEQKVKIEESIPETPKTSRTDGVAGLTIQEKDHVVKKLYFNQEEEQSGTNALGQNNNLDVRLSDSGVTKEHQKSPELEPKMVSRVAMSELNGNSQSLDTSLNLNAKPDKTVLEGVCPAPEETGTIIENNENNLSLKKTIPLQVNGKDGLVDSQCENLTENVNAKELTSCLGEEIKAISPKESVKSLTNGDATQECLKEWTNSSNPQVKSDGEKGVSNSDPDYLPPQKMLKLENTSQGTVDTSVSSIVPEPSSVASEPNSRPEVPSCNSKIEPMQVDEVKPLVSSPVQSAEESSLSSDITENSNSVGEITKVVTQVTTTTTTVSTESCKVLTSSASLASNNRLSVSTDCKTESSSTVSTLSSQTTMTVTKVTNSSQGALVTKECKTVVTETRTGPCGSTVTSMTVSHEYSTRDRVQLLKFSRTKKARSGTALPSYRKFVTKSSKKSIFVLPNDELKKLARRGGIREVPIFNYNAKPALDIWPYPSPRPTFGITWRYRLQTVRSLAGVSLTLRLLWACLRWDDMGVKPSPAVGTTRTETSDTDITTTEIIKRRDVGPYGIRSEYCIRKIICPLGVPDTPKETPTPQRKGLRSSALRPKKPEPAKQTGPVVIETWVAEEDLELWEIRAFTERVEREKTQASDPTKVSVQKKAEEIKAQLEAQLKQQRLAAQQKRLEQQKPGGTSNTTTLTSTTNTPGSTPQKVVAGAVGGQVTPVPKVVMATKLGSPVTFQQNKNFQQSFASWVKQGQQGNAVSTSSVVTVAASSATTSGQTFHITAAAGSMGGSVIAAKLPVPANSKIVTVNVPTTQGGLVQVQQKVVGIIPASTAGSAQSFPSFQPRTTTINIRPNTTTTTQQVITTGTPIRPGMTVTRSPLQQTTTLGKTIIRTPLMVQQGQVQQTVQTGTGSPAIGTPPRLSTPNQTQTPQTPSAPRPQQGQVKLTLAQLTQLTQGAQHGGSQGLTVVIQGQGQTTGQLQVIPQGVTVIPGPGQQLMQAAMPNGQVQRFLFTPMAPVATSAPATPCTTTSTITPSPVAPATPAAPTLPGETCCAFLFVSFSIPLKCIDCITFLRLAVQPAPQPPPPTSLPIMPSQIAPTALTTAVPQPISSLQPRPPAQLRPPAQLRPQPQAPPQLAAPAPAPLPAMQMPQVTVATPLSQVATLPVAQVTQTTVTKVQPQIQLPPQLLSVPGLQQQVISHIQSQVAAQIQAQVQQVGTVAGIPQQIKLQLPIQIQQQGGGQVQTHQIQNLVTIQTTSVQEQLQRIQQLCEKQQQQKKKQQEAKREHCQQNSSQSDLLQKQVAQKQNVAIEQLKQKKTMTPAEREENQRMIVCNQVMKFILDKIDKDERQAAKKRKREESVEQKRTKQNASKLSALLFKHKEQLKADILKKRALLDKELQLQVQEELRRDLIKLRREKEKAQAVAAQAAAAAAHTHAGLSTYTPTVTSPSSAHKRKRDEERDAASKSKRKKMISTTSKDSKRDIKLYCVCKTPYDESKFYIGCDLCSNWYHGECVGITEKEAKKMDDYICAECKRAQEGSTEELYCICRTPYDESQFYIGCDRCQNWYHGRCVGILQSEATHIDEYVCPQCQSTEDAMTVLTPLTDKDYEGLKRILRSLQAHKMAWPFLEPVDPNDAPDYYGIIKEPMDLSTMEDRIQKRFYSKLTEFVADMTKIFDNCRYYNPSDSPFYQCAEFLESFFVQKLKAFKASRSHNNKLQSSAS, from the exons ATGAGGGGGAGACGAGGCAGGCCGCCCAAAACCCCGCTGATGCAGGAGCCCTCATCGGGGCCGGTGCGCGGTCTGAGACCCCGTCGGAGTTTAAAGCCGAAGCATAGAGGGACCTCGGATGAGGATTTTGTCAGCCCCAAACGAGGAACCCATCATCATTCGTCGCGAGGCCGGAGGAAAGCGCGATCCGCGGGTTCGAGGGGCAGGGGTAGAGGCAGAGGATCGGGCAGAGGCAGGGGACGGCGGATCGCCTCCAGCGGGGTGGTTTACGACGACCACGAAAGCGACGAAGACGACGAGGATGCGGTCAGTTTGAGGTCCGAGGAGGACGACTTCGTCGAGGAGCGTCTGTCGGAGGATGAAGAAGAAGACGAGGAGGAGGCGGCCATCAACGACGAGTCGGACTACCTGGAGGAGCTGGGGGAAGAGGATGAAGATGATGCGAGTTACTGCACGGAGAGCAGCCACGGCAGCGCCGCGG GTCGGAGAAGGCCAAGACCAAGACGGCCACCGTCTCCAATTCTGGAACAGAAGGAGATCCCGTTTTTGGAGTTGCCCAGTTCCTCCGAGGATCTTCTCATTCCCAACGAGCAGCTTCTCAACGCCTCTGCTATTTATGAGGTCCTGCGCAGTTTTAGCACCGTCTTGCGCCTCTCTCCGTTCCGGTTTGAGGACTTCTGTGCCGCTCTGGTAGCTCAAGAGCAGTGCACGTTAATGGCAGAGACGCATATCTCTCTGCTGAAAGCTATCTTACGAGAAGAGGACACTTCCAACACCACCTTCGGACCCGCAGACCTTAAGGACAGCGTCAACTCCACGCTCTACTTCATAGACGGCATGACCTGGCCAGAGGTAGTGCGCGCCTACTGCGAGAGTGACCCGGAGTATCACCACGTCCTACCGGACCTGGAGGGTGAAGACTACCCGTTCAGTCCTCTGGAGAGTAAAGTCAAGGTCTTGCAGTTCCTAGTCGACCAATTCCTCACCACCAACCTCGCCCGCGAGGAGCTGATGTCCGAGGGGGTCATTCAGTACGACGACCATTGTAGGGTGTGCCACAGACTGGGCGATTTGCTGTGCTGCGAGACCTGCTCGGCTGTGTATCACCTGGAGTGTGTGAAGCCACCTCTGGAGGAGGTGCCCGAGGACGAGTGGCAGTGTGAGATCTGCGTGGCACACAAAGTGCCGGGCGCCACAGATTGTTTGACGGAGTTTCAAAAGAGCCGTCCGTACATCCGACAGGAGCCAATTGGTTATGACCGGCGTCAGAGGAAATACTGGTTTCTTAACCGGAGGATTGTTGT AGAGGAGGACGGTGACGATGAAAATAAGAAGACGTGGTACTACAGCACTAAAGTCCAGCTGGGCGAGTTGTTGGAGCTTCTGGATAAGGAGTACTGGGAGAATGATCTCTGCTCTGTTCTGGAGGAGATGAGAGAGGAGATTCATTCTCACATGGACATTACGGAGGAGCTCACCAACAAGGCTCGTGGGAATAGCAGGGCGTACCTCACTATTGCCAATG aTGTGATTCTGGACCGTCTGAAGACCAAGCAGGACGCGGAGCTTGAGGAGGTGAAACGACGGGTGGCTGAGGAGGCTCAGAAGGCCAGACAGGAAGCAGAATCGGGCTCTGGTGAACCAGGAGGGATTGACACTATGATTCCTCCCAACGGATCATGTTCAAAACAAGAATCTAGTGATGGAAACTCAACGAATGAGCAGACGTCTGCAAACG CTACAGCCGGTCAGGCTGATGAAGAGGTTCAAACGGGTGCTTCTGAGACAGTCGCAACATCTAAAACCGACTCCCAGAATCCCACAGGGAATGTCGGGAGTTTGTCTTCCACTGGGGAGGAGAAGAGGGAAGGAGCGGATGGGGTGAAAGAGTTGGCAG GTAAAAGCTCAGAGTCTGATGGGCATGGTGAAGGGTCTTCTGGATTGATGGCTGAACCTCCTGCCACAGCAGACGACAACAGCTGCAGCAGTCATTTCTCCATCTCTGAATGCCTGCGAGATCCGGAAGAACCCGACCTGGCGGACCGGTCTTCGCAGTCTTCTTTAAACAGCCATGAAGACGCAG gTGATAATAAAGCTAATGGAGATGGTGTAAAGACGGGAGCCTCACGCATGGTTACGCGACTCCGCAACCCTGATAGCAAGCTAAGCCAACGCAGGGTCATGCAGGATAAAGACAGCAGTTCTCAGGATGGAAGCAAAGCACTTAAAGAG TCTTCGCCGCTGTCCTTCGGCATGATTAAGAGAGATTCATCGAAGCAGGGTGTAAGCTGCAGCTTTTTCAAACTGGGCAACGAGGGAAAATTCCGCGTCTACCACAACCAGTACAGCACTAACACGCTTGCGCTGAACAAACACCAGCACCGCGAGGACCACGACAAACGTAGACATCTCTCCCACAAGTTCTGCATGACCCCTGCTGGTGAATTCAAGTGGAATGGATCGCTCTACGGCTCAAAGGCGCTGATCGTGTCCACACTGAGGTTGACCATCATCCAGCTCGAGAACAACGTCCCTGCGCCATTTCTGCATCCAAACTGGGCCTCACACAG GTCAAACTGGATAAAAGCTGTTCAGATGTGCAGCAAGGCGAGAGAGTTTGCTTTAGCGTTGGCCATTCTTGAATGTGCAATCAAACCCGTGGTCATGCTCCCGATGTGGAAGGATTCTCTGGGTCACACGAG GCTTCATCGTATGACCTCTGTGGAGCGGGAAGAGAAGGAGAAggtgaaaaagagagagaaaaaactgGAGGATGAAGAGACCATGCAGCAGGCCACGTGGGTGAAGTACACGTTTCCCATCAAACACCAG GTGTGGAAGCAGAAGGGTGAAGAGTACAGGGTGACCGGGTATGGTGGCTGGAGCTGGGTGAGTAAAACGCACGTCCACCGTTTCCTCCCGAAGCTTCCTGGAAACACCAACGTCAACTACCGTAAAGCCCTCGAGG CTAAAAAGGGAACAGACAATCAGGCTGCTCTCtcaaaaacaccaaaaacttCAGCTAAAACGGATGGAAATTCGTCTCAAAGTGAGGCTGAAAAGGCCAGTGTCCAAAATGCATCTCTGGATTCTTCAGAAGCACAATCGTCTGTGGAGAAAGATGATGTGTTAAAGGATGAAGAAGTGAGCGAAAAAGTTGAAAGTAAGGAGAATGAAAACGTTGTGGAAAAGGAGAATGtaaatgaagaagaaaaaaagaatgaagaAGTGGAAGAGAATCATGATGAGAAAAATGGATCTGTAGAAAAAATGGACACTAGTGCTCCAGACTCTGCTGAAAATGATGATAAAG CTGATGTTACAAATACTTCAAATGACTCGCTTGTCAAAGTAGAGTCTTTCGAAGGCGAAGTAACAAAGGATCGCGCTCCAAGTGATCCCAAGAAATCCTTCTGGTATGATGTTGTCAATGTCAGCGAGGGTTTCCTGCAACGAACGGCATACAAAAAGAAAGTCAATGCCTCAAAACTTGATGGCCTTTTGGAGAGGCGCGTCAAACAGTTCACCTTGGAGGAGAAGCAGAGGTTAGAGAAACTCAAGAAGACAGCTGTTTCTAAACCTTCTTCAGAAACCAAGGAGTCAACATTGGctgctgaagaacaaaaggtaaaGATTGAAGAAAGCATCCCTGAAACTCCAAAAACCAGCAGGACAGATGGGGTGGCAGGCCTAACTATACAGGAAAAAGATCATGTGgtcaaaaagctttattttaacCAGGAGGAAGAACAGTCAGGAACAAACGCTTTGGGACAGAATAATAACCTGGATGTCAGGTTAAGTGACTCTGGTGTAACTAAAGAACATCAGAAATCGCCAGAACTAGAACCCAAAATGGTCAGTCGAGTAGCAATGTCTGAGCTCAATGGAAATTCACAAAGTCTTGATACGAGTCTCAACTTAAATGCTAAACCAGATAAAACTGTTTTAGAAGGTGTGTGTCCTGCACCGGAAGAGACTGGCACTATCATTGAAAACAATGAGAATAACCTAAGCTTAAAAAAGACAATTCCCCTACAAGTCAATGGCAAAGATGGCCTTGTAGACTCGCAATGCGAGAATTTGACTGAAAACGTTAACGCCAAGGAGCTAACCAGTTGCCTTGGCGAGGAAATCAAAGCAATATCACCAAAGGAATCGGTGAAGTCGCTAACAAATGGTGACGCCACTCAAGAGTGTCTTAAAGAATGGACGAACAGCTCAAATCCTCAGGTGAAATCTGACGGAGAGAAAGGGGTTTCTAACTCTGACCCTGACTATCTACCACCTCAGAAAATGTTGAAGTTGGAAAACACCAGCCAGGGAACTGTAGACACTTCTGTTAGCTCCATTGTACCTGAACCTTCTTCAGTAGCTTCAGAACCAAACTCAAGACCCGAGGTGCCTAGTTGTAACTCAAAGATAGAGCCCATGCAAGTTGACGAAGTTAAACCTCTCGTTTCTTCCCCCGTCCAGTCGGCAGAAGAATCCAGTTTAAGCAGCGACATCACTGAAAACAGCAACAGCGTTGGGGAGATAACAAAAGTCGTTACTCAAGTCACCACGACTACAACCACAGTGTCTACAGAGTCCTGCAAGGTGTTGACCTCGAGTGCCAGCCTCGCTTCCAATAATAGGTTATCTGTGTCAACGGATTGTAAGACGGAGTCTAGTAGCACCGTCTCAACGCTCTCCTCTCAAACCACAATGACCGTCACCAAGGTTACAAACTCATCCCAGGGAGCCCTGGTAACAAAAGAGTGCAAGACCGTCGTCACAGAAACTCGAACAGGTCCTTGCGGGTCCACTGTGACCTCTATGACTGTGAGTCACGAATATTCCACCAGGGACAGAGTACAACTGTTAAAGTTCTCCCGCACCAAGAAAGCACGGTCCGGGACGGCCCTGCCCTCGTACCGCAAGTTTGTGACCAAGAGCAGCAAGAAGAGCATCTTCGTGCTTCCGAACGACGAGCTGAAGAAACTCGCGAGGCGCGGTGGCATTCGTGAAGTTCCCATTTTTAACTACAATGCCAAGCCGGCTTTAGACATCTGGCCCTATCCATCTCCACGTCCAACGTTTGGGATCACATGGAG ATATCGACTCCAGACTGTAAGGTCTTTGGCTGGAGTAAGCCTGACGCTACGACTGCTCTGGGCCTGCCTCAGATGGGATGATATGGGCGTGAAGCCCTCGCCCGCCGTAGGGACAACACGGACAG AAACATCTGACACCGATATCACCACCACTGAGATCATCAAGCGGCGAGATGTTGGGCCTTACGGAATCCGTTCAGAGTATTGCATCAGGAAGATTATCTGTCCCCTTGGAGTGCCTGATACTCCAAAAG AAACTCCGACACCACAAAGGAAAGGTCTACGTTCCAGTGCTCTAAGACCAAAAAAGCCAGAACCGGCTAAGCAGACGGGACCTGTTGTTATCGAAACCTGGGTGGCTGAAGAAGATCTAGAACTTTGGGAGATAAGAGCCTTTACAGAAAG GGTTGAGAGGGAAAAGACCCAAGCGTCTGACCCGACTAAGGTTAGTGTGCAGAAGAAAGCAGAAGAGATCAAGGCCCAATTGGAAGCTCAGCTTAAGCAGCAGAGATTGGCAGCCCAGCAG AAACGGTTGGAGCAGCAGAAACCTGGTGGCACCAGCAACACAACCACCTTAACCAGCACAACTAATACACCTGGATCCACTCCTCAGAAGGTGGTGGCGGGGGCCGTTGGCGGTCAGGTAACGCCAGTGCCAAAAGTGGTAATGGCCACCAAGCTGGGCTCTCCGGTGACATTCCAGCAAAACAAGAACTTCCAGCAGTCTTTCGCTTCCTGGGTCAAGCAGGGACAGCAAGGCAATGCAG TCTCCACCAGTTCGGTTGTGACCGTAGCGGCGAGTAGCGCCACCACGTCCGGGCAAACGTTCCACATCACGGCTGCTGCGGGGTCCATGGGCGGCAGCGTCATCGCGGCTAAACTGCCTGTTCCAGCCAACAGCAAGATAGTGACTGTGAACGTGCCAACCACGCAAGGAG GTTTGGTGCAGGTACAACAGAAGGTGGTGGGCATCATTCCAGCCAGCACGGCGGGCAGTGCTCAATCCTTCCCTTCATTCCAGCCTCGTACTACCACCATTAACATCAGGCCCAACACGACCACAACAACGCAGCAG GTCATAACAACTGGGACGCCTATCAGACCGGGAATGACAGTGACTCGTTCTCCCCTGCAACAGACCACCACTCTTGGAAAGACCATCATTCGCACACCGCTGATGGTTCAACAAG GTCAGGTGCAACAGACAGTGCAGACGGGTACAGGGAGTCCGGCAATAGGCACTCCTCCCCGCCTCTCTACACCAAACCAAACGCAGACCCCACAAACACCCTCTGCACCCCGGCCACAGCAGGGTCAGGTGAAACTCACCCTGGCTCAGCTCACGCAGCTCACCCAAGGGGCTCAG CACGGTGGGAGCCAAGGGTTGACCGTTGTGATTCAAGGACAAGGTCAAACCACAGGTCAGCTGCAGGTCATCCCACAGGGCGTGACGGTCATCCCGGGTCCAGGTCAACAGCTCATGCAGGCGGCCATGCCCAATGGCCAAGTCCAGCGTTTCTTATTCACACCCATGGCTCCTGTAGCGACGTCTGCACCCGCCACACCCTGTACGACAACCTCAACGATCACCCCGTCTCCGGTAGCCCCCGCCACCCCTGCAGCACCCACGCTACCAGGTGAGACTTgttgtgcatttttatttgtcagtttcAGTATACCGTTGAAATGTATTGATTGTATTACGTTTCTCCGTTTAGCAGTTCAGCCTGCTCCACAGCCCCCACCTCCAACCTCACTTCCCATCATGCCATCACAAATAGCCCCCACCGCCCTTACCACCGCCGTTCCCCAACCGATCTCCTCTCTGCAGCCCCGCCCTCCCGCACAGCTCCGCCCTCCCGCACAGCTCCGCCCTCAACCACAAGCCCCACCCCAACTCGCAGCACCAGCCCCCGCACCCTTGCCTGCCATGCAGATGCCGCAGGTGacggtcgccacccctctgtcGCAGGTCGCCACCCTTCCCGTAGCTCAAGTGACTCAGACCACAGTAACCAAAGTCCAACCCCAGATCCAGCTCCCCCCGCAGCTCCTCAGCGTCCCCGGGCTTCAGCAGCAGGTCATCTCTCATATCCAGAGTCAGGTAGCGGCCCAGATTCAGGCTCAGGTCCAGCAGGTCGGGACCGTGGCTGGAATCCCCCAGCAGATCAAACTGCAGCTGCCTATTCAGATCCAGCAGCAGGGCGGAGGCCAGGTCCAGACGCACCAGATCCAGAACCTGGTGACGATCCAGACGACCAGCGTTCAGGAACAGCTCCAGCGCATCCAGCAGCTCTGCGAGAAACAGCAGCAGCAGAAGAAGAAACAGCAGGAGGCCAAGCGGGAGCACTGCCAGCAGAACTCGAGTCAGAGTGACCTGCTGCAGAAACAG GTGGCTCAAAAGCAGAATGTAGCCATTGAGCAGCTGAAACAGAAGAAAACTATGACTCCTGCTGAAAGAGAGGAAAACCAGAG AATGATCGTTTGTAACCAGGTGATGAAGTTCATCCTGGATAAAATCGACAAGGACGAGAGGCAGGCGGCCAAAAAGAGGAAACGTGAGGAGTCGGTGGAGCAGAAGCGCACCAAGCAGAACGCCAGCAAGCTTTCAGCTCTGCTCTTCAAACACAAGGAGCAGCTGAAGGCCGACATCCTGAAGAAGAGAGCTCTGTTAGATAAAGAACTCCAGCTGCAGGTGCAG GAGGAGTTGAGGAGAGATCTCATCAAACTGAGGAGGGAGAAGGAGAAAGCTCAGGCCGTGGCCGCACAAGCAGCTGCAGCCGCCGCCCACACGCACGCCGGCCTCTCTACGTACACGCCGACTGTCACCTCCCCCTCATCCGCACACAAACGCAAGCGGGACGAGGAGAGGGATGCGGCGTCCAAGTCCAAACGGAAGAAAATGATCTCCACTACCTCAAAGGATAGCAAGAGGGACATCAAGTTATACTGCGTCTGCAAAACACCCTACGATGAATCCAA ATTCTACATCGGTTGTGACCTCTGCTCTAACTGGTACCATGGGGAGTGTGTGGGAATCACAGAGAAAGAAGCCAAGAAGATGGATGACTACATCTGCGCAGAATGTAAACGTGCACAGGAGGGCAGCACGGAAGAGCTCTACTGCATCTGCAGAACTCCATACGACGAGTCACA GTTCTACATTGGTTGCGATCGCTGTCAGAACTGGTACCATGGTCGCTGCGTGGGCATCCTGCAGAGCGAAGCTACACACATCGACGAGTACGTGTGCCCGCAGTGCCAGTCTACAGAGGACGCCATGACAGTACTGACGCCGCTCACAGATAAAGACTACGAGGGTTTGAAGCGAATCCTGCGTTCCTTACAG GCCCATAAAATGGCATGGCCATTCCTGGAACCAGTAGATCCCAATGACGCGCCGGATTATTATGGGATCATCAAGGAACCAATGG ACCTGTCGACGATGGAGGACAGGATACAGAAGCGTTTTTACAGCAAGCTCACGGAGTTCGTAGCGGACATGACCAAAATCTTCGACAACTGCCGCTACTACAATCCCAGCGACTCGCCCTTTTACCAGTGTGCCGAGTTTCTGGAGTCCTTCTTTGTACAGAAACTAAAAGCTTTTAAAGCAAGCAG